Genomic DNA from Elusimicrobiota bacterium:
ATCAGATTTTCAAAGACACAGAGGCTTATCTGAAAAACATAAAATTGCTTATTTGAAATGGTATATTTATTTAAAAAACCATTAAAAAAACAACATTTTAGTACTATTAAGCCCGCAATGACAACTTTGCAGGTCATTGCGAACGGACTTATTGTGAAGCAATCTCATAAATTTTCAAATTCATATACACTAAAATAGAGAGTAATTAATATCGTGAATACAAAAGAGAAAGAAGAAAAAGATTTAGAGATACTGCGGCATTCAACTTCCCATTTGATGGCTCAGGCGGTCTGTGAACTTTTCCCCGGTACAAAACTCGCGATTGGTCCTGCAATAGAAGAAGGTTTTTATTATGATTTTGACACTCCCCAGCCTTTTAGTCCTGAAGACCTTCCAAAAATAGAAAATAAAATGAAGGAAATAGCTAAGAAAGACCATAAGTTTATACGCACTGAGATGTCTAAAAAAGAGGCATCTGAGTTTTTCAAAAAAAGAAATGAGATATATAAATTAGAACTTATAAATGATATTCCTGATGAAAATGTTTCACTCTATCAGCATGATAATTTTATTGATTTATGCAGGGGTCCTCACATTTCTTCAACAAAAGAAATAAGATATTTTAAGCTGCTTTCTATCGCCGGTGCATACTGGAGAGGTTCTGAAAAAAACAAGATGCTCCAAAGGATTTATGGCACTGTATTTGACACAAAAGAAAAACTTGAAGAATATTTAAATAAACTTGAAGAAGTGAAAAGGCGTGACCACCGGGTTCTAGGTAAAGCATTAGATTTATTTTCAATTCACGAGGAAGCAGGTCCGGGACTTATCTTTTGGCATCCAAAAGGTGCGCTTATAAGAAAAATTATTGAAGATTTCTGGAAAAATGAACACCTTGAAAATGATTATCAACTTCTCAATACACCGCATATAGCAAATCTTGATTTATGGAAAACCAGCGGACACTGGAATTTCTATCGTGAAAATATGTATTCTCCGATAGATGTAGATGGGCAGAATTATATGCTTAAACCGATGAACTGCCCTTTTCATATTTTAATTTATAAGTCACAGTTGAGAAGCTACCGGGACTTGCCTATAAGGTATGCCGAACTGGGTACTGTGTATCGTTATGAAAGGAGCGGAGTTTTACATGGTTTAATGCGCGTTAGAGGTTTTACTCAAGATGATGCACATATTTATTGTACGTTAAACCAGCTTGAAGATGAAATAATTAATGTTATAAAATTCGTATTGTTTATACTTAAAACTTTTGGCTTTACGGAATATGATTGTTTTGTAAGTACCAGACCTGAAAAATATGCAGGTGAATTGGAACACTGGGAAAAAGCAACACAAGCGCTTAAAAATGCTATTGAAAAATTAGAACTGCCTTATAAAATAGATGAAGGTGAAGGTGTTTTTTACGGTCCGAAAATAGATATAAAAATAAAAGATTGTCTTGGAAGGTCATGGCAATGTTCAACTATTCAGGTTGATTTTAATCTGCCGCAGGCGTTTAAGGTTGAATATATAGACAACGAAGGTAAAGCTGTCCAGTCTATCATGATACATCGCGCTTTAATGGGTTCTTTAGAAAGATTCTTTGGTATTCTGATTGAACATTATGCCGGTGCTTTTCCGTTATGGCTGGCACCAGTTCAGGCAAAGATTTTACCAATAACTGATGGGCAGAAGGAATATGCTGAAAAAATCAAAAAAGAATTAGCCGGATACAGAATCGCCATTGATTACAGGAACGAAAAACTAAATTATAAGATAAGAGAATCACAAATGGAAAAAATACCATATCTTATAATTGTCGGTGAAAAAGAACAGAATTCAGATAGTATTGCAGTCAGGAAATACGGTGAAAGTACAACCAAGACATATAAAGTTCAGGAATTTTTAAGTATTCTAGCACAACACCAAAACATTTGACAAAATTTTAAAATTACACAATATCAAACATTTGACAAAATTTTAAAATTACACGACACCAAATATTGACAAAATTTTAATAGTTTTATATAATTAAATTATCTTATCAAGAGTGGCGGAGGGAAAGGCCCTGTGAAGCCACAGCAACCGCTTTCAAGAAATTGGAAGGTCAAGGTGCTAATGCCTTAAATTCCTAAAAATATTAGGAAAACGATAAGAAGGATTATTTGAGGACCTTCTTATTAGAAGGTCTTTTTTTTGTTTAGATGATAGCATAGTTTAAAAAAAATTAGTTTTTTCACTAAACGAGACATTTTTAACGGTTCATAAACCTAAAATTTCAAAACTCACTCACTTCGTTCATTCAAACATTGAAATTTTTTAACGGTTTATTCACCTAAATGTCTCTATATCGTTCAAAAACTGATTTTTATGTAAATAATAAAGTTTTTAATCCTAAACTATTGTTAGATTGGAGTAACTATGAAAACAATTGCGGAAATTAATGAAAAAATCAAAAAAGGTGAAGCGGTTATTTTGACTGCTGAAGAAATGATAGGTGTTGTAGAAAAAGACGGTGTAAAAAAAGCTGCCCAAAAAGTGGATGTTGTGACTACCGGGACTTTTGGTCCGATGTGTTCTTCCGGAATATATATGAATATAGGTCACACAAAACCAAGGATGAAGCTGGGAGCAGGAACTTGTTACCTGAATGATGTGCCTGCGTATGCGGGTTACGCTGCTGCTGATATTTCGCTTGGTGCTACAG
This window encodes:
- the thrS gene encoding threonine--tRNA ligase; protein product: MNTKEKEEKDLEILRHSTSHLMAQAVCELFPGTKLAIGPAIEEGFYYDFDTPQPFSPEDLPKIENKMKEIAKKDHKFIRTEMSKKEASEFFKKRNEIYKLELINDIPDENVSLYQHDNFIDLCRGPHISSTKEIRYFKLLSIAGAYWRGSEKNKMLQRIYGTVFDTKEKLEEYLNKLEEVKRRDHRVLGKALDLFSIHEEAGPGLIFWHPKGALIRKIIEDFWKNEHLENDYQLLNTPHIANLDLWKTSGHWNFYRENMYSPIDVDGQNYMLKPMNCPFHILIYKSQLRSYRDLPIRYAELGTVYRYERSGVLHGLMRVRGFTQDDAHIYCTLNQLEDEIINVIKFVLFILKTFGFTEYDCFVSTRPEKYAGELEHWEKATQALKNAIEKLELPYKIDEGEGVFYGPKIDIKIKDCLGRSWQCSTIQVDFNLPQAFKVEYIDNEGKAVQSIMIHRALMGSLERFFGILIEHYAGAFPLWLAPVQAKILPITDGQKEYAEKIKKELAGYRIAIDYRNEKLNYKIRESQMEKIPYLIIVGEKEQNSDSIAVRKYGESTTKTYKVQEFLSILAQHQNI